From Mytilus edulis chromosome 8, xbMytEdul2.2, whole genome shotgun sequence, one genomic window encodes:
- the LOC139484096 gene encoding uncharacterized protein, with amino-acid sequence MDKSAYIQEAERQLGDASFYQKLDSVPTTSFSREITDSLVEMHDDGFIDDKTLEYLKPDNPKPGRFDLLPKIHKANNPGRPIVSANGHPTEKISEFVDFHLRQHVEDLPSHIKDTTDYLRKMQALNPLPSDTTLVSMDVTSLYTNIPHADGIDACKEVWNSRPVKYPPTEYLVKMLTLVL; translated from the coding sequence ATGGATAAATCTGCCTATATTCAAGAGGCTGAACGACAGCTTGGCGATGCTAGTTTCTACCAAAAACTAGACTCTGTTCCTACAACATCTTTTAGCAGAGAAATTACTGatagtttggtagaaatgcatGACGATGGTTTCATCGATGACAAAACTCTTGAATATTTGAAACCAGATAATCCAAAACCGGGCAGATTTGATCTTTTACCTAAAATTCATAAGGCAAATAACCCAGGAAGACCTATAGTTTCAGCGAACGGTCATCCGACGGAAAAAATATCGGAATTTGTTGACTTCCATCTTCGTCAACATGTTGAAGACTTACCATCTCACATCAAAGATACAACCGATTATCTTAGAAAAATGCAGGCCTTAAATCCACTCCCCTCCGACACGACTCTTGTTTCCATGGATGTCACCTCCCTCTACACTAATATCCCACATGCAGATGGCATCGATGCATGTAAAGAAGTTTGGAATTCCAGACCAGTGAAATATCCACCTACTGAATACCTGGTCAAAATGCTCACGCTGGTACTTTAA